In Ailuropoda melanoleuca isolate Jingjing chromosome 4, ASM200744v2, whole genome shotgun sequence, the following proteins share a genomic window:
- the LOC117801759 gene encoding olfactory receptor 7A17-like: MEPDNDTRISEFLLLGLSEEPAQQPLIFGLFLSMYLITVLGNLLFILAVSSDSHLHTPMYFFLANLSFADICFTSTTVPKMLWNIQTQSKVITYVGCITQIYFYLLFSAWDSFLLAEMAYDRFVAICHPLHYTVIMNPQLCVLLVLLSWIMSALNSLLQTLMVLWLPFCREVEISHFFCEINHVIRLACSDPFLNDMMMYFATVVLAAAPLAGISYSYSRIVSSILRISSAQGKYKAFSNCASHLSVVSLFYCTGLGVYLSSAATQSSHSSAVASVMYTVVTPMLNPFIYSLRNRDIKGALKRIIGAPVM, from the coding sequence ATGGAACCAGACAATGATACACgaatttcagagtttcttcttctgggattatCAGAGGAACCAGCACAGCAGCCCCtcatatttgggcttttcctctccatgtacctgatcactgtgcTTGGAAACCTGCTcttcatcctggccgtcagctctgactcccacctccacacccccatgtacttcttcctggccaacctgtcctttgcagacatctgtttcacctccaccaccgtccccaagatgctgtggaacatccagaccCAGAGCAAAGTCATAACCTACGTTGGCTGCATCACACAGATATACTTTTACCTACTCTTTTCAGCCTGGGATTCCTTTCTCCTGGCTgagatggcctatgaccgctttgtggccatctgtcaccccctgcactacacggtCATCATGAACCCCCAGCTCTGTGTTCTGCTGGTTCTGTTGTCCTGGATCATGAGTGCCCTGAATTCCTTATTGCAAACCTTAATGGTGTTGTGGCTGCCCTTCTGTAGAGAGGTGGAAAtctcccactttttctgtgaaatcaATCATGTGATCCGACTTGCCTGTTCTGACCCCTTTCTTAATGACATGATGATGTATTTCGCAACAGTGGTGctggctgctgctcccctggctggGATCTCTTACTCTTACTCTAGGATAGTTTCCTCCATACTTAGGatctcatcagctcagggcaagtataaagcattttccaactgtgcatctcacctctcagttgtctccttattttattgtacaggcctaggagtgtaccttagctctgctgctacccagagctcccactcgagtgcagtggcctcggtgatgtacacaGTTgtcacacccatgctgaaccccttcatctacagcctgaggaacagagacataaagggAGCTCTGAAAAGAATTATTGGGGCTCCAGTGATGTAA
- the LOC117801740 gene encoding olfactory receptor 7A17-like: MEPDNDTGISEFLLLRFSEDPEVQPLIFALFLSMYLITVFGNLLIIMAISSDSHLHTPMYFFLANLSFVDICFTSTTVPKMLWNIQTQSKVISYEGCITQMYFFIIFGDCDDFLLTVMSYDRFVAICHPLHYTVIMNPRLCGLLVLVSWVISVLNSLLQSLMVLRLSFHSEVEIPHFFCEIKQVVGHACSDTFLNDMMMTFGIVLLGGAPLAGILYSYSKIVSSIHKISSAQGKYKAFSTCASHLSVVSLFYCTVLGVYLSSAATQSSHARAVASVMYTVITPMLNPFIYSLRNTDIKRALKRIIRVPVI, encoded by the coding sequence ATGGAACCAGACAATGATACAGgaatttcagagtttcttcttctGAGATTTTCTGAGGATCCAGAAGTGCAGCCTCTCATATTTgcgcttttcctctccatgtacctgatcactgtgtttggaaacctgctcatcATCATGGCcatcagctctgactcccacctccacacccccatgtactttttcctggccaacctgtcctttgtagacatctgtttcacctccaccaccgtccccaagatgctgtggaacatccagactcagagcaaagtcaTATCATATGAAGGCTGCATCACACAGATGTACTTCTTCATAATCTTTGGAGACTGCGATGACTTTCTCCTGACCGTGATGTCCtatgaccgctttgtggccatctgtcaccccctgcactacacggtCATCATGAACCCCCGGCTCTGTGGTCTACTGGTTTTGGTGTCCTGGGTCATCAGTGTTCTCAATTCCTTGTTACAAAGCTTAATGGTGTTGCGGCTGTCCTTCCATTCAGAGGTggaaatcccccactttttctgtgaaatcaAACAGGTCGTCGGGCATGCCTGTTCTGATACCTTTCTTAATGACATGATGATGACTTTTGGAATTGTACTGCTGGGTGGTGCTCCCCTGGCTGGAATCCTTTATTCCTACTCTAAGATAGTTTCCTCCATACATAAGATatcatcagctcagggcaagtataaagcattttccacctgtgcatctcacctctccgttgtctccttattttattgcacAGTCCTgggagtgtaccttagctctgctgctacccagagctcccacgcaagagctgtggcctcggtgatgtacacggtgatcacgcccatgctgaaccccttcatctacagcctgaggaacacaGACATAAAGAGGGCTCTGAAAAGGATCATTAGGGTTCCAGTGATATAA
- the LOC117801739 gene encoding olfactory receptor 7A17-like, with the protein MEPGNDTQVSEFVLLGLSEETEVYPLLFGLFLSMYLITVFGNLLLILAVSSDSHLHTPMYFFLANLSFIDICFTSTTVPKMLWNIQVQGKTITYTGCISQIFFFSVFGLVENLLLTVMAYDRFVAICHPLHYTVIMNCQLCGLLVLVSWVISVLNSLLQSLMLLRLSFCTGMEIPHFFCELNQVVGHACSDAFVNDMVMYFGIVVLGCPPMAGVLYSYSKIVSSICGISSAQGKYKSFSTCASHLSVVSLFYCTVLGVYLSSADTQSSHASAVASVMYTVVTPMLNPFIYSLRNKDIKRALKRIVEISSTCVIRGHFTGELMSCWSCGSESPVLLHKHACPSNSPSDSEGSPHPVTCS; encoded by the exons ATGGAACCAGGTAATGATACACAAGTTTCAGAGTTTGTTCTTCTGGGATTATCAGAGGAAACAGAGGTGTACCCCCTCttatttgggcttttcctctccatgtacctgatcactgtgtttggaaacctgctcctcatcctggccgtcagctctgactcccacctccacacccccatgtacttcttcctggccaacctgtcctttatagacatctgtttcacctccaccaccgtccccaagatgctgtggaacatccaggTTCAGGGCAAAACCATAACATACACAGGCTGTATCagccagattttctttttcagtgtgttTGGATTAGTGGAGAATTTACTCCTGACGGTGATGGCTTATGACCGCTtcgtggccatctgtcaccccctgcactacacagTCATCATGAACTGCCAACTGTGTGGACTGCTGGTTCTGGTGTCCTGGGTCATCAGTGTTCTGAATTCCTTATTACAGAGCTTAATGCTGTTGCGGCTGTCCTTCTGCACAGGCATggaaatcccccactttttctgtgaactcaatcaGGTGGTTGGCCATGCCTGTTCTGACGCCTTTGTTAATGACATGGTGATGTATTTTGGAATTGTGGTGCTGGGTTGTCCTCCCATGGCTGGGGTCCTTTACTCTTACTCCAAGATTGTTTCCTCCATATGTGGAATATCGTCAGCTCAGGGCAAGTACAAatcattttccacctgtgcatctcacctctcagttgtctccttattttattgtacagtcctaggagtgtaccttagctctgctgatacccagagctcccacgcaagtgcagtggcctcggtgatgtacacggtggtcacgcccatgctgaaccccttcatctacagcctgaggaacaaagaCATAAAGAGGGCTCTGAAAAGAATCGTTG aaATCTCTTCTACCTGTGTGATCAGAGGACACTTCACAGGAGAGCTGATGTCCTGCTGGTCGTGTGGTTCAGAATCACCAGTTCTTCTGCACAAACATGCATGTCCTTCAAACTCTCCCAGTGACTCAGAAGGGAGCCCACATCCAGTCACTTGTTCATAA